A single Natrinema pellirubrum DSM 15624 DNA region contains:
- a CDS encoding NUDIX hydrolase — MGDVTYVRKACAYITRGSSELLVFEGPGHDGLQIPKGTLEPGESPQEALFREVREESGLGTLNGTQHLTTDVWTRREEPPKRYVWHFFHATVYEPRDRWTHTVTDGGGEHGSEFEFRWVQPATAGEFALDLDEYVDLLPVAAGAEPASSASD, encoded by the coding sequence ATGGGAGACGTCACGTACGTCCGGAAGGCGTGCGCCTACATCACCCGCGGCTCGAGCGAGCTACTGGTCTTCGAGGGGCCGGGCCACGACGGGCTCCAGATTCCCAAAGGCACCCTCGAGCCGGGAGAATCACCGCAGGAAGCGCTGTTCCGAGAGGTCCGTGAGGAGAGCGGACTGGGAACGCTGAACGGCACCCAGCATCTGACGACCGACGTCTGGACCCGCCGCGAAGAGCCGCCGAAGCGCTACGTTTGGCACTTCTTCCATGCCACGGTCTACGAACCGCGAGATCGGTGGACCCACACCGTCACCGACGGCGGCGGCGAACACGGCTCGGAGTTCGAGTTCCGCTGGGTCCAGCCGGCGACAGCGGGGGAGTTCGCGCTCGATCTCGACGAGTACGTCGATCTGCTCCCGGTCGCCGCGGGGGCCGAACCGGCCTCGAGCGCCTCGGACTGA
- a CDS encoding winged helix-turn-helix domain-containing protein, translating into MSEEPDVETVGALLEDPTVRTILTQTSQEPMSATTLSTHCDASQPTVYRRLEDLRECGLLVERTRPDPDGGHHRTVYSTNLERITADLEGGELTLRIERREDMADRFTDLIEGI; encoded by the coding sequence GTGAGTGAGGAGCCGGACGTCGAGACGGTCGGGGCCCTGCTGGAGGACCCGACAGTTCGCACGATCCTCACCCAGACGAGTCAGGAACCCATGTCTGCCACCACTCTGAGTACCCACTGTGACGCGTCCCAACCGACGGTGTATCGGCGGCTCGAGGACCTCCGGGAGTGCGGTCTCCTCGTCGAGCGGACCAGGCCCGATCCCGACGGCGGCCACCACCGGACCGTCTACTCGACGAATCTCGAGCGGATCACGGCTGACCTCGAGGGCGGCGAGCTGACCCTCCGTATCGAGCGCCGCGAGGACATGGCCGACCGCTTCACGGACCTGATCGAGGGGATCTGA
- a CDS encoding DUF7577 domain-containing protein, translating to MELWGWLIGYIALFALLHLLLYYLYARRDDGDGERTPSLADPNRASVRSSPGSDRYPHASDDVDAEPVPDDRAVVDGEPTRCPHCGAPNEGDQAFTYCWNCVSALRR from the coding sequence ATGGAGCTGTGGGGCTGGCTCATCGGATACATCGCGCTGTTTGCCCTGTTGCACCTGTTACTGTACTATCTCTACGCCCGGCGCGACGACGGCGACGGTGAGCGGACGCCGTCGCTGGCCGATCCGAACCGCGCGAGCGTCCGGTCCTCGCCGGGTTCCGACCGGTACCCGCACGCGTCCGACGACGTCGACGCCGAGCCGGTCCCTGACGACCGGGCGGTGGTCGACGGCGAACCGACCCGCTGTCCCCACTGCGGTGCGCCCAACGAGGGTGATCAGGCGTTTACGTACTGCTGGAACTGCGTGTCCGCACTGCGCCGATAA
- a CDS encoding bile acid:sodium symporter family protein, giving the protein MSLQRVLERIGSVTSKYFVVWVLVVSPLALYSPETFTPIAPYITPLLGIIMLGMGLTLTPADFRRILERPRDVFIGAMSQWLLMPTIAYVLVVALGLPEEIGLGLILVGAAPGGTASNVMTYLGRGDVALSVSITSVTTIAAPLVMPAWIVLLAGESITVTFAEMATSIVQVVLLPVVGGLVLRYVLDEYAPALAQAGLSIFPAISVIAIVAIVAAVVGLNVETILGASALVFLAVVLHNGLGLGAGYAVGHAADMAEDRARACAFEVGLQNSGLAVALATAHFSAGAALIPALFSVWHNVSGPALATLFTYLDEDAPVGDGEPAAAD; this is encoded by the coding sequence ATGAGTTTGCAGCGTGTTCTGGAACGAATCGGATCGGTGACGAGCAAGTATTTCGTCGTCTGGGTACTGGTCGTCTCCCCGCTCGCGCTCTACTCCCCCGAGACGTTCACCCCGATCGCACCCTACATCACACCGCTGCTGGGCATCATCATGCTCGGGATGGGGCTGACGCTGACTCCCGCGGACTTCCGTCGTATCCTCGAGCGGCCGCGGGACGTCTTCATCGGCGCGATGAGCCAATGGCTCCTGATGCCGACGATCGCCTACGTCCTCGTCGTCGCGCTTGGGTTGCCGGAGGAGATCGGTCTCGGCCTGATACTCGTCGGCGCGGCCCCGGGCGGGACCGCCTCGAACGTGATGACCTATCTCGGGCGCGGCGACGTCGCGCTCTCGGTGTCGATCACGTCGGTGACGACGATCGCCGCGCCGCTCGTGATGCCGGCGTGGATCGTCCTGTTGGCCGGCGAGTCGATCACCGTCACGTTCGCGGAGATGGCGACGTCGATCGTGCAGGTCGTTTTGCTCCCGGTCGTCGGGGGCCTGGTACTGCGCTACGTCCTCGACGAGTACGCGCCGGCGCTCGCACAGGCCGGACTCTCTATCTTCCCGGCGATCAGCGTGATCGCCATCGTCGCCATCGTGGCGGCGGTCGTCGGCCTCAACGTCGAGACGATCCTCGGCGCGAGCGCACTGGTCTTCCTCGCGGTCGTGTTGCACAACGGCCTCGGGCTCGGGGCCGGCTACGCGGTCGGTCACGCGGCCGACATGGCGGAGGATCGAGCGCGAGCGTGTGCGTTCGAGGTCGGCCTCCAGAACAGCGGCCTAGCCGTCGCGCTCGCGACGGCCCACTTCAGCGCGGGTGCCGCACTGATCCCGGCGCTCTTTAGCGTCTGGCACAACGTCTCCGGCCCGGCGCTGGCGACGCTGTTTACCTACCTCGACGAGGACGCGCCCGTCGGGGACGGGGAGCCGGCCGCCGCCGACTGA
- a CDS encoding aldo/keto reductase: MQHSELGDSGVEVSEVGFGAWVVGTDWWGDRSADDAIEMVQYAVDQGITYFDTGDVYGHGDSEELLGEALAEVRDEVTVATKVGYDFYDNPQAGHGELPKEMEPDYLREAVEQSLERLDMDSVDVLQLHNADVDEITPDVLELLDELEEEGLIDATGLALGPSIGWLAEGDLAIEEEFDSVQLVWNVLEQEVGNHFLETIERTGSSTSLIPRVPHSSGILNEQVTPDTELGEGDHRGFRPDEWYETGWEKLEQLRFLERDGERTMGQAAIAWLLSHDPVATVTPTFRTKGDIDEWAAASDVPKLTDEEMTRVDELYVNDFDIDRDDGMDALRSSVDGADIESAGLDKLAAD; the protein is encoded by the coding sequence ATGCAACACAGCGAACTGGGCGACTCCGGCGTCGAGGTCAGCGAGGTCGGCTTCGGTGCGTGGGTCGTCGGGACCGACTGGTGGGGCGACCGCTCCGCGGACGACGCCATCGAGATGGTCCAGTACGCCGTCGATCAGGGGATCACCTACTTCGACACGGGCGACGTCTACGGCCACGGCGACAGCGAGGAACTGCTCGGCGAGGCCCTGGCCGAGGTCCGCGACGAGGTCACCGTCGCCACCAAGGTCGGCTACGACTTCTACGACAACCCCCAGGCCGGCCACGGCGAACTCCCGAAGGAGATGGAGCCCGACTACCTGCGGGAGGCCGTCGAACAGAGCCTCGAGCGGCTCGACATGGACTCCGTCGACGTCCTCCAACTGCACAACGCCGACGTCGACGAAATCACCCCCGACGTCCTCGAGCTACTGGACGAACTCGAAGAGGAGGGCCTGATCGACGCCACCGGGCTCGCGCTCGGCCCCTCGATCGGCTGGCTCGCCGAGGGCGACCTCGCCATCGAGGAGGAGTTCGACTCCGTCCAACTGGTCTGGAACGTCCTCGAGCAGGAGGTCGGGAACCACTTCCTCGAGACGATCGAGCGCACGGGGTCCTCGACCAGCCTCATCCCCCGGGTGCCACACTCCTCGGGCATTCTCAACGAGCAGGTCACGCCCGACACCGAACTCGGTGAGGGCGACCATCGGGGCTTCCGCCCCGACGAGTGGTACGAGACGGGCTGGGAGAAACTCGAGCAACTGCGCTTCCTTGAACGCGACGGCGAGCGCACGATGGGGCAGGCCGCGATCGCGTGGCTGCTCTCTCACGACCCCGTCGCGACCGTGACGCCGACGTTCCGTACGAAAGGCGACATCGACGAGTGGGCGGCCGCCAGCGACGTGCCGAAGCTCACCGACGAGGAGATGACCCGCGTCGACGAACTCTACGTGAACGACTTCGACATCGACCGCGACGACGGGATGGACGCGCTGCGCTCGTCCGTCGACGGCGCGGACATCGAGTCGGCCGGACTGGACAAACTCGCGGCCGACTGA
- a CDS encoding HalOD1 output domain-containing protein, with product MNDYASAAARSRSPPLYRVSHDPAGPATLSTTVIHALADCMGVDVTDGRVALYDAVDPAALDRLFRPRHNGSPRTGGALSFVVDGYHVTVRGDGEILIEPPTRR from the coding sequence ATGAACGATTACGCTTCCGCCGCCGCCCGGTCTCGCTCTCCGCCCCTGTATCGCGTCTCGCACGATCCCGCCGGCCCGGCGACGCTCAGCACGACCGTGATCCACGCGCTGGCCGACTGCATGGGCGTCGACGTCACCGACGGCCGCGTCGCACTGTACGATGCCGTCGACCCCGCCGCGCTGGACAGGCTCTTCCGACCGCGCCACAACGGCAGTCCCCGGACCGGTGGCGCGCTCTCGTTCGTCGTCGATGGCTATCACGTCACGGTCAGGGGCGACGGTGAAATCCTGATCGAACCGCCGACCCGGCGCTGA
- the thsB gene encoding thermosome subunit beta gives MSQRMQQGQPMIVMSEDSQRVKDKDAQDYNISAARAVAEAVRSTLGPKGMDKMLVDSMGSVTITNDGVTILKEMDIDNPTAEMIIEVAETQEDEAGDGTTTAVAIAGELLKNAEDLLEQDIHPTAIIKGFHLASEQARQEIDDIATDIDTSDEELLRKTAETSMTGKGTEVNKEYLAELIVEAIRQVTVEDENGDNVVDLEFLNIETQTGRSAGESDLLEGGIVDKDPVHDNMPNSVEDADILLLDEAIEVEETDVDTEVSVTDPDQLQKFLDREEKQLQEKVDTIADLGADVVFCQKGIDDLAQHYLAKEGILAVRRAKKSDLEFLQEVVGAAIVSDLESATEEDLGFGDVTRDEEDELFYVEGEDAHGVTLLLRGSTDHVVDELERGVNDALDVVAQTVSDGRVLAGGGAIEVELAGRLRDYADSVSGREQLAVEAFADSLELVPRVLAGNAGLDSIDTLVDLRAAHDDGQITAGLNVFSGDVEDTFEAGVVEPAHAKEQAVTSAAEAANLVLKIDDIISAGDLSTDKGDDEEGGPGGAGGMGGMGGGMGGMM, from the coding sequence ATGAGTCAGCGAATGCAGCAGGGGCAGCCGATGATCGTAATGAGCGAGGACTCCCAGCGCGTCAAGGACAAGGACGCGCAGGATTACAACATCAGCGCCGCCCGTGCGGTCGCTGAAGCCGTTCGATCCACACTCGGCCCGAAGGGCATGGACAAGATGCTCGTCGACTCCATGGGATCGGTGACGATCACTAACGACGGCGTCACCATCCTCAAGGAGATGGACATCGACAACCCGACGGCCGAGATGATCATCGAGGTCGCCGAAACGCAGGAAGACGAGGCCGGTGACGGCACCACGACCGCCGTCGCGATCGCCGGCGAACTCCTCAAAAACGCCGAGGACCTCCTCGAGCAGGACATCCACCCGACGGCGATCATCAAGGGCTTCCACCTCGCTTCCGAGCAGGCCCGCCAGGAGATCGACGACATCGCGACCGACATCGACACGAGCGACGAGGAACTCCTCCGAAAGACCGCCGAGACCTCGATGACCGGCAAGGGCACCGAGGTCAACAAGGAGTATCTCGCCGAACTCATCGTCGAGGCCATCCGGCAGGTCACCGTCGAGGACGAGAACGGCGACAACGTCGTCGACCTCGAGTTCCTCAACATCGAGACCCAGACGGGTCGCAGTGCCGGCGAGTCCGACCTCCTCGAGGGCGGCATCGTCGACAAGGACCCCGTCCACGACAACATGCCCAACTCGGTCGAGGACGCCGACATCCTCCTGCTCGACGAGGCGATCGAAGTCGAGGAGACCGACGTCGACACCGAGGTCTCGGTCACCGACCCCGACCAGCTCCAGAAGTTCCTCGACCGCGAGGAGAAACAGCTACAGGAGAAAGTCGACACGATCGCCGACCTCGGCGCTGACGTCGTCTTCTGCCAGAAGGGCATCGATGACCTCGCTCAGCACTACCTCGCCAAGGAAGGCATCCTCGCGGTGCGACGCGCCAAGAAGTCCGACCTCGAGTTCCTCCAGGAAGTCGTCGGCGCGGCGATCGTCTCCGACCTCGAGAGCGCGACCGAGGAGGACCTCGGCTTCGGCGACGTCACCCGCGACGAGGAAGACGAACTGTTCTACGTCGAGGGCGAGGACGCCCACGGCGTCACCCTCCTGCTGCGTGGCTCGACCGACCACGTCGTCGACGAACTCGAGCGCGGCGTCAACGACGCGCTCGATGTCGTCGCACAGACTGTCTCCGACGGCCGCGTCCTCGCGGGCGGCGGTGCCATCGAGGTCGAACTCGCCGGCCGTCTGCGCGACTACGCCGACTCCGTCTCCGGCCGCGAACAGCTGGCCGTCGAGGCCTTCGCCGACTCGCTCGAACTCGTCCCGCGCGTCCTCGCCGGGAACGCGGGACTGGACTCGATCGACACGCTCGTCGACCTGCGTGCGGCCCACGACGACGGGCAGATCACGGCCGGTCTGAACGTCTTCTCGGGCGACGTCGAGGACACCTTCGAGGCCGGCGTCGTCGAACCGGCCCACGCCAAGGAACAGGCCGTGACCTCCGCCGCGGAGGCCGCGAACCTCGTTCTCAAGATCGACGACATCATCTCCGCCGGCGACCTCTCCACCGACAAGGGCGACGACGAAGAGGGCGGCCCCGGCGGTGCCGGCGGCATGGGCGGCATGGGCGGCGGCATGGGCGGCATGATGTAA
- a CDS encoding DUF7560 family zinc ribbon protein — protein MTPYEFTCPDCRQEMAVTEPVREATLANGCPVCGRPVADDHFTPVAGSTERADPA, from the coding sequence ATGACACCGTACGAATTTACCTGCCCCGACTGTCGCCAGGAGATGGCGGTGACCGAGCCCGTGCGAGAGGCGACGTTGGCCAACGGCTGTCCCGTCTGTGGCCGGCCCGTCGCCGACGATCACTTCACACCGGTCGCCGGCAGCACCGAACGCGCGGATCCGGCATAG
- a CDS encoding DUF7521 family protein, which produces MRSLPLQLWEASPADWVATFVQATDVLSAVIGLFIAYQAYRGYRRNDSRPMLVIAVGFLFALAVPFLLVILYAVLPFLSETLLAVLSQASQLSGLLAILYALRMPA; this is translated from the coding sequence GTGCGCTCGCTCCCGCTGCAGCTCTGGGAGGCCTCGCCCGCCGACTGGGTCGCGACGTTCGTGCAGGCGACCGACGTCCTGAGCGCGGTCATCGGGCTGTTCATCGCGTATCAAGCCTACCGGGGCTACCGGCGAAACGACAGCCGGCCGATGCTGGTGATCGCCGTCGGGTTCCTGTTCGCGCTCGCGGTCCCGTTCCTACTCGTGATCCTCTACGCGGTACTCCCGTTCCTCTCGGAGACGCTGCTCGCGGTTCTCAGTCAGGCGAGCCAGCTCTCGGGGCTGCTCGCGATCCTGTACGCGCTCCGAATGCCGGCCTGA
- a CDS encoding acyltransferase translates to MTKRYVSLPDEAESGMREFIDEVDRRLASDEDTCSIVEDVLIDLSGDREAYERWQRGESVSAAERVRLQSYDPCNTTLESEYYAEKDEERFRRSKHLQWLWRQFDSLPIADNVEFALRFRRMLADHLFEECGDNCRFFKGITFTYGHNITIGDNTVVHDDVHLDDRGKLTIGDRVSISDGVHVYSHDHDVVDQTEVRNYHTIVEDDVRLTYDAMVRAGCKVGENAIVGARGIVQNDVPAHHIAIGMPATSVKIKPGWEDVATPVDEAGTNRQAQRRIEYDVPDDLEVFDEFGRNLQPPE, encoded by the coding sequence ATGACAAAGCGGTACGTGTCGCTCCCCGACGAGGCCGAATCGGGGATGCGCGAGTTCATCGACGAGGTCGATCGACGGCTTGCGAGCGACGAGGACACCTGCTCGATCGTCGAAGACGTCCTGATCGACCTCTCGGGCGACCGCGAAGCCTACGAGCGCTGGCAGCGCGGCGAGTCGGTGTCGGCGGCCGAACGCGTCCGCCTGCAGAGCTACGATCCCTGCAACACCACGCTCGAGAGCGAGTACTACGCCGAGAAGGACGAGGAGCGGTTCCGCCGCTCGAAACACCTCCAGTGGCTCTGGCGGCAGTTCGACAGCCTCCCGATCGCGGACAACGTCGAGTTCGCGCTGCGATTCAGACGGATGCTCGCGGACCACCTCTTCGAGGAGTGTGGCGACAACTGTCGGTTCTTCAAGGGTATCACCTTCACCTACGGCCACAACATCACGATCGGGGACAACACGGTCGTCCACGACGACGTCCACCTGGACGACCGCGGGAAACTCACCATCGGCGACCGCGTCTCGATCTCCGACGGCGTCCACGTCTACAGCCACGACCACGACGTCGTCGACCAGACCGAGGTCCGCAACTACCACACCATCGTCGAGGACGACGTTCGGCTCACCTACGACGCGATGGTCCGGGCCGGCTGCAAGGTCGGCGAGAACGCCATCGTCGGCGCGCGCGGCATCGTTCAGAACGACGTCCCCGCCCACCACATCGCGATCGGGATGCCCGCGACAAGCGTCAAGATCAAGCCCGGCTGGGAGGACGTCGCCACGCCCGTCGACGAGGCCGGCACGAACCGTCAGGCACAACGGCGGATCGAGTACGATGTCCCGGACGACCTCGAGGTCTTCGACGAGTTCGGCCGGAACCTCCAGCCACCCGAGTAG